From Leptotrichia wadei, one genomic window encodes:
- the mgtE gene encoding magnesium transporter, whose protein sequence is MAQNNKINLAEENIDINADIDTKEITQEEKTQQNVEKLKDEIRNRMSEEDVQNFEEEEEVSPEEMAEEIQKIETEKELEEYFEDNHSIDIAESFEELDDDELLRVFELLSDENKASVLEQADEELQTRIIDLLSDEEDIDILGYMSPDDVVDILGYIDIQKSKSILDKMKRSQANKFRELLGYEEDTAGGIMTTQYIAFKQNLEIKDVMAKLKIIAPKTEVIETIFVTNEKKELVGEADLRDILISSEETKLENIMDENVKYVYVEEDQEEVARIVSKYDLRVIPVINHKKNILGIITVDDIIDVIQEENTEDILKLGGVSEEEEIDSPFLFSVKQRLPWLVINLATAFLASFVIGLFSNTVEKVVILSSIMTIISGMGGNAGTQALSVTIRALALGEVDLKDTIEIIGKTLLVGTVNGAILGLLCGGILWVLYGNFYMGLIVFLAMIGNLVIACMIGFLIPVTLKALKIDPAMASAVVLTTATDCFGFLIFLSLATVFLNKLT, encoded by the coding sequence ATGGCTCAAAATAATAAAATAAATTTAGCTGAAGAAAATATTGACATTAATGCTGACATTGATACTAAAGAAATAACTCAAGAGGAGAAAACACAACAGAATGTGGAAAAATTAAAAGATGAAATCAGAAACCGTATGTCTGAAGAGGATGTCCAGAATTTTGAAGAGGAAGAAGAAGTATCGCCTGAAGAAATGGCTGAGGAAATTCAGAAAATTGAGACAGAGAAAGAGCTGGAAGAATATTTTGAGGATAATCATTCGATTGATATTGCGGAAAGTTTTGAAGAATTGGATGATGATGAGCTTTTAAGAGTGTTTGAACTTTTGAGTGATGAAAATAAGGCTAGTGTTTTGGAGCAGGCGGATGAAGAATTGCAGACGAGAATTATAGATTTGCTTTCAGATGAGGAAGATATTGATATTTTGGGATATATGTCGCCAGATGACGTGGTTGATATTTTAGGATATATTGACATTCAAAAAAGCAAGTCGATCCTTGACAAGATGAAACGTTCGCAGGCAAATAAATTTCGGGAATTGCTAGGTTATGAGGAAGATACTGCTGGAGGGATTATGACAACCCAGTACATTGCATTTAAACAGAATTTGGAAATAAAAGATGTAATGGCTAAACTGAAAATAATTGCTCCAAAGACAGAAGTAATTGAAACTATTTTTGTTACAAATGAAAAGAAAGAATTAGTGGGGGAAGCGGATTTACGGGATATATTGATTTCTTCTGAAGAAACAAAACTTGAGAATATAATGGATGAAAATGTAAAATATGTCTATGTTGAGGAAGATCAGGAGGAAGTGGCGAGGATAGTGTCAAAATATGATTTACGTGTAATACCAGTTATTAATCATAAAAAGAATATATTGGGAATTATAACTGTAGACGATATTATTGATGTAATCCAAGAGGAAAATACTGAGGATATTTTGAAATTAGGGGGAGTTTCTGAGGAAGAAGAAATTGATTCGCCATTTTTATTTTCTGTTAAGCAGAGATTACCTTGGCTAGTTATAAATCTTGCAACAGCCTTTCTGGCTTCATTTGTAATCGGACTGTTTTCCAATACAGTTGAAAAGGTAGTTATCTTATCTTCAATAATGACAATAATTAGCGGAATGGGCGGAAATGCAGGAACTCAGGCTCTATCTGTAACAATTCGGGCATTAGCGCTGGGAGAAGTTGATTTAAAGGATACGATTGAGATAATTGGAAAGACGCTTTTAGTTGGAACGGTAAACGGGGCAATTTTAGGATTGCTTTGTGGCGGGATTTTATGGGTGCTTTACGGAAATTTTTATATGGGATTAATTGTATTTCTGGCAATGATTGGAAATCTTGTAATTGCCTGTATGATTGGATTTTTAATTCCAGTAACGTTAAAGGCATTGAAAATTGATCCTGCGATGGCTTCGGCTGTGGTATTAACAACAGCGACAGATTGTTTTGGATTTTTAATATTTTTAAGTTTAGCAACAGTATTTCTAAATAAATTAACTTAA
- a CDS encoding DUF4272 domain-containing protein, protein MDLWNLFKRKKKIKTGICFSNEKSVEELLKNFLETYADKINTVTLENGEKLTEKTKKFYLELKNGRKIEVLINPERNFLLKKQIAIEIFLEKLNPESFKNINEEELVKYNSLLINFEALDKEEEKNEEKFMMETAKFLREFHKFTIQKKLNHYHFGDRRMIQNDEKWEISDFIPPLSEKMFLEYDLEMTDNDLERMKKNIERMKKDKLPYNEKMEVNISEKNVKIRKKWDIIRRIAAITMTRLAAETYLEKKENGQKELETIIDIFEKRYQFKQVLTEREKNYLENPSDDKELNVEFYFMLEAAKMLLWVLSVIDIEFDDFNIFCDISILTDGLKYDNLKSFARKCEIRSQNKILDMLDYIYRLNWANVEIKLEGYDGIVNESILYFSRLALEWVVQDGKSIEEIIIHT, encoded by the coding sequence ATGGATCTATGGAATTTATTTAAAAGAAAGAAAAAAATAAAAACAGGTATCTGCTTTTCAAATGAAAAATCAGTTGAAGAACTTTTAAAGAATTTTTTGGAAACTTATGCGGATAAAATTAATACAGTTACTTTGGAAAATGGAGAAAAGTTGACTGAAAAAACTAAAAAGTTTTATCTTGAATTGAAAAATGGGAGAAAAATAGAAGTATTAATAAATCCAGAACGTAATTTTCTTTTAAAAAAGCAAATTGCAATAGAGATTTTTTTAGAAAAGTTAAATCCAGAGAGCTTTAAAAATATAAATGAAGAGGAGCTGGTTAAATACAATAGCTTGCTTATAAATTTTGAAGCCTTAGATAAGGAAGAGGAAAAAAATGAAGAAAAATTTATGATGGAAACCGCAAAATTTTTAAGGGAATTTCATAAATTCACTATACAGAAAAAATTAAACCACTATCACTTTGGAGATAGAAGAATGATTCAAAATGATGAAAAATGGGAAATTTCAGACTTTATTCCGCCACTTTCAGAAAAAATGTTTTTGGAATATGACCTTGAAATGACTGATAACGATCTTGAAAGAATGAAAAAAAATATTGAAAGAATGAAGAAGGATAAACTTCCATATAACGAAAAAATGGAAGTAAACATATCTGAAAAAAATGTAAAAATACGTAAAAAATGGGATATTATAAGAAGAATCGCAGCAATAACAATGACACGGCTTGCTGCGGAAACCTATCTTGAAAAAAAAGAAAATGGACAAAAGGAACTGGAAACGATTATTGATATTTTTGAAAAAAGATACCAGTTTAAGCAGGTATTGACTGAGCGTGAAAAAAATTATCTGGAAAATCCGTCAGATGATAAAGAATTGAATGTTGAATTTTATTTTATGCTGGAAGCTGCTAAAATGCTGCTTTGGGTATTGTCAGTTATTGATATTGAATTTGATGACTTTAACATATTTTGTGATATTTCCATTCTTACCGATGGATTGAAATATGATAATTTAAAGTCCTTTGCCAGAAAATGTGAAATTCGTTCGCAAAACAAGATTTTAGACATGCTGGATTATATATATAGACTAAATTGGGCAAATGTTGAAATAAAATTAGAGGGCTATGATGGAATTGTAAATGAAAGTATTTTGTATTTTAGCAGGCTTGCATTGGAATGGGTTGTTCAAGATGGAAAAAGCATAGAGGAAATTATTATTCATACATAA